GTGTGGATAATGTAACTTGTACTTTATTGTACACATTAAACCATTCAGGGTGATGATTCATTTTTTCACTTTTCAATGCTACTTGAGTCATGAACCCAAatgcctatattattaaaacatgaaattaatagaaatatcaaatatttatacaatgtacatacttGAATAAAGTCAGAGAATAAAAATTCCTTGTAAATAGCATCTCTGTCTTTTACTAATGACCATTGATTAGAGAATAATGGCTGGAGTAACTTCTCTCTCTCTTCTTTAGTTAATAGGCTtggctaaaataattaatgtacattagatacatattcttaaaatattataacttgataaattaaattcttaaaataaaaataaatattatattttatccatgTTTTAGATTCTGATGAATGCAACtacagattttataatatatgttttttttttgtcataaccTTTTggagaaatgaaaataatttaatctaaaactTTGAGGATGATTTTTGGTAGTTAATTGAATTtagtagtttaaaattaaaaaaaattctcacttcaaaataattgcGAAAAACCAAAAACAATATAGAAGTTCCTCTTctgtataatagatatagaatatttttattaagtagatCTCATTAgtgtatgtgttaaatttaaattaaatgtaataataagtaatatacaaaaactataattatccTAGGGTTGCCATACATCCCAGTTATGTCGAGACACTACCGGTTTTTAACCTAGTGTCCTTGTGTCCCAAGAAAGTGTTTTGGGATAGTGATTTGTCCcagttataaaattgtactcaATAAAATACCGATTTTCAATTAGGACAAAACATTAACATCCTACACATTATAGTGATAACAAAAAAGttgttaaattaagtatttttttgacGGGTTCAATGCAGCTGTGGAATGTGTATTTTCACTTATAAAGAGCACATGGACAAATTCGAGAACGGTAAAAgcttttcttattataaaaacatggttcaatCATAGACTTTGTGAAGCATTCTACTACcaaattttatctttataaatctttattaaaacaagtttATGGATCAGCcgaatatttagtaaaatctcCAGAAGAAACCCTGGACTCCAAAAGTTCCAAGGACTGatcaatgaattattattatatgtgtttatttttttttaatgacagccgtaaaatttgattgaaaacaattgtagaacataatttataaataataagataatatgaataatagattttagtatatttcttgcatacataatttattatatataaaaaaaaatgattattttgtttatatatatatccattcAAAATGTCCCAAGTTCAAGTAAATATAATCTGATAACCCAAAAACTAGcctaaacttttaataattttatataatatatatacttatatttgcaTTATTGGTATTAGTGATTTCTTTTTCTCTTAGTAATATGGTaagttaaactaattttttccaacaaaaaacataaaatacagccagtaattataatattaatagtttttaaatttcactttGTATGGAAATTATGATTTAGGTAATATTAGAATGCTTCATAATGATACacgtatttaatactatatattttattttaactgtaattgaggtaatttataaacaaagttattaataaatagtaaaaaaaatatttatttctggtAAGTatctacaataaataataaatatgattaattattaaatattattaataatatgcatttgtattattatttaatttatcataagttTGTTATAGAtgcctaaaataatattaatttaatctaaaaaaaaaaaattacagttcttataataacatgtatttataatctcatatctttaatagaaataatgtatctcagtatttcataaCGTTTTTTGAATGATGAAACacttaacattttgaattttcatttaacgataatattttggtatatactatttataaaaaataacttaaaattattctggATGGTTATACACTTGTACTGTTAAGTGTTTTAGAAATTGATAATAGccaaaagattaaaattatgaaagtagAATATTTGCTTATTTCATGAATTTGTTTCCACCAGTTAAGAACCACTATCGTgcctaaatacttaaaaacagTAGACGATAATCACAAATACATTCAATGATGGTTGAACATACCCAGTTAACTAATTGACTTGTGCTCTGTCACGTCGTGAGAAATTCCCTCCtacaaaaattttacttaacaGATAAAAGCCTAAGCGAGCTGCCATCCccttataaaactataagttGAGGGCCTTGAAGGCGCGGCCTTGGTTGCCCTTGTTTAATGACATTAGATAGTAGAAACTGACCACACCTCAAGCTTTTatgagattttttaaaatgtttaatattatgcttgaTGGTAGAAGACAAATTCACGTTTAAAATACTGTGAAAAGCTGGGACCAAAtagaaaactataatttatatttacgacttttaattcttaattataCTCGACCACAATGGCCGTGTTCGTACACAGATCAGGATACaatatcaatacataataatatacatatacacaatatatacatcatagtCAATAACTCACCATTTTTCTAGTACGCTTAGTCGAATATTTAACTACACAAGCGAGTATTGGTTTCCACGTACTGTTAAAGAACACTGCCGTCATTTAATGAACTGGTCGCAAAGAGAAAGTAGCAAATTGTccgattataataacattacgtaatctactaatattttaatgtctgGGGATTAGAATGCCGAACCAGCGTTCAGCACTAAGCCTGGGTTATCGCCTATCAATGACACGTCGTTTATGTCGATCGATTTATAATAGCGGATATTACTGAGAAACGAATCGGTTTAGAAACtttaaaacagttattatattcttatggtcattagtttttagttaattactCTCATTGCTCTCTGTTCCGCCCAGATTTCGCTTATCAATCGAAACCTTTATTTTCGTGATCGACGCCGGTACGCAATGATAAGACGTGTAATGGAATCATCTCGTATTATTAGCTGCAGCTGTAGCCGCAGCTGTCATGAAttcaaatgatattataatattattatgtaccatttttaaaatataatagtttttgtcattattatattattatcttagtaCTTCGTACTCGtattacataacaataattataataataattaataaaatatattttaatgtaacaaaattaaatccgATTACATTTGGGTCGGCGGGGCTATTTCGTCATCGTCATTATCgcctttaaaatgattaattactaattacatgTATCTCATTATTtggattgtaataaaaatgtaatatcgtTGTCAGGATAACGGCGGGTCCGCCGTGGACGACCAAGCTGAAATATTATTGCCGTTTATTTTACATCTTACACGAAATAAccgagaataatttttttctccgtGAATCAGTATTAAttcggtaataataaattatcatatcgtATTAAACGATATCCAACCTAACCGGTTAACGTGAACGTAATATCATATATGGTCGTACATAAATGTGTAAGACATTAAcacattttcgatatttttgcccaaacaaaacattttacaaaaaatatgaatgtttcaaatatttgcGGATTCGGCGGAATACGACAATTTGTGTATTTACTATCTATT
This genomic stretch from Rhopalosiphum maidis isolate BTI-1 chromosome 3, ASM367621v3, whole genome shotgun sequence harbors:
- the LOC113557386 gene encoding pterin-4-alpha-carbinolamine dehydratase, which translates into the protein MTAVFFNSTWKPILACVVKYSTKRTRKMPSLLTKEEREKLLQPLFSNQWSLVKDRDAIYKEFLFSDFIQAFGFMTQVALKSEKMNHHPEWFNVYNKVQVTLSTHDVSGLSSNDVNLATFLDKTEKTIKASS